One Rosa chinensis cultivar Old Blush chromosome 5, RchiOBHm-V2, whole genome shotgun sequence genomic region harbors:
- the LOC112164268 gene encoding protein WUSCHEL yields the protein MEPQNRHPTEDGGSNEAAWSSANMLRRKSRTRWIPTTDHVRILKELFYNKGIRSPTIEQIQRICLQLKWYGKIEFKNVYFWFVNQRAREKQKKRSTSDVHVPMQRSGLVGDDNVTNWKHEDQYINFGSSAPASASSAGVMIAFNRQMGKYGGYGSMNMEKSARDCSISAGGETSSTFFDMNVEQTFMEQRGEHHQEIETLSLFPVHGEDICGNMKTTSDGGGGHDGGSHTSLELSLSCEGKAGKSFQSR from the coding sequence atggaaccacaaaaccgacatccaaccgaggatggaggaagtaACGAAGCAGCCTGGAGTAGTGCTAACATGCTTCGCAGGAAGAGCCGTACTAGGTGGATTCCCACTACAGATCAtgtaagaatcctcaaggagctttTCTACAATAAGGGAATTAGGTCCCCAACTATAGAGCAGATTCAGAGGATCTGTCTCCAGCTGAAATGGTACGGCAAGATCGAGTTCAAGAACGTCTATTTTTGGTTCGTGAACCAAAGGGCTCgggagaagcagaagaagaggtCCACTTCGGATGTTCATGTGCCCATGCAAAGATCAGGGCTTGTTGGTGATGACAATGTTACCAATTGGAAACATGAGGATCAGTATATTAACTTTGGATCTTCTGCacctgcttctgcttcttccgCTGGTGTGATGATTGCTTTTAACAGGCAGATGGGGAAATATGGCGGTTATGGATCCATGAATATGGAGAAGAGTGCTAGGGATTGTTCAATCTCAGCTGGAGGGGAAACTAGTTCTACTTTCTTTGACATGAATGTAGAACAAACTTTCATGGAACAAAGAGGAGAACaccaccaggagattgaaaccctctCACTGTTTCCtgtgcatggtgaggacatctgtggcaacatgaagactacttccgatggAGGTGGCGGTCACGATGGTGGCTCTCAcacttcccttgagctcagcctttccTGTGAGGGAAAagctggaaaaagtttccagagCCGTTGA
- the LOC112164269 gene encoding uncharacterized protein LOC112164269 translates to MEEEVEAFHSLYERLSSYLVEKEAYDRVATLEIVNEEFTDKEGRKKRFSLLKRHWMTHLRSRFPHYCSCKDRTNEFMWEPKHQEAFEKIKAYLASPPVLVPPRAGFPLKLYVSAAEASMGSLLAQDDEEGVEHAIFYLTCKLRHYMLSFTTCIIAQTDLVKYMLSRPILRGRIGKWVLALSEFSLQYVPQKAVKGQAIADFLAHHPMLDVPAVRDLEVAATTLDRPDLACLPEYAALYQTTISFQPWVLYFDRSRTDTLAGAGIALENPAGDHFSYSFQLEFQCTNNQAEYEALIIGLEVLLEMGIRDVQIFGDSPLVINQL, encoded by the exons ATGGAGGAAGAGGTAGAGGCCTTCCATTCCTTGTATGAGAGGCTATCCTCAtacttggtggaaaaagaggcctatgatcgagtcGCGACCTTAGAAATTGTTAATGAAGAGTTCACAGACAaagaagggaggaagaagagattcagcTTGCTCAAGCGGCATTGGATGACACACCTCCGAAG CCGTTTTCCCCACTACTGCAGTTGCAAGGACAGAACGAACGAGTTTATGTGggaacctaaacatcaagaggctttcgaaaAAATCAAGGCCTATCTGGCGAGCCCACCAGTGCTTGTTCCTCCCAGAGCTGGATTTCCATTAAAGTTGTAtgtttcagcagctgaggcttccatgGGCAGCCTCCTCGCTCAGGATGATGAAGAGGGTGTCGAACATGccatcttttacctca CTTGCAAGTTACGGCATTACATGttgtcctttactacttgcatcattgctcaaaccGATCTAGTCAAGTATATGCTATCGCGACCTATCCTGAGAGGccgtattggcaagtgggtgctcGCCTTATCAGAATTCTCACTACAGTATGTCCCACAAAAAGCAGTAAAAGGGCAAGCTATCGCggactttctggcacatcaccctatgctGGATGTCCCCGCGGTTAGAGATTTAGAGGTCGCTGCCACAACTTTAGATCGCCCAGATTTGGCTTGCTTACCAGAGTACGCCGCACTGTATCAAACCACAATCTCATTCCAGCcctgggtgttatattttgacaGGTCAAGAACGGATACGCTAGCAGGAGCAGGAATTGCACTGGAGAATCCGGCTGGAGATCACTTTTCGTACTCATTCCAGTTGGAGTTTCAATGTACCAACAACCAAGCAGAATATGAGGCTTTAATCATAGGCCTAGAAGTACTGTTGGAAATGGGAATCAGAGATGTACAAATATTTGGCGATTCTCCCTTGGTTATTAATCAGTTGTGA
- the LOC112164270 gene encoding protein WUSCHEL gives MEPQNRHPTEDGGSNEAAWSSANMLRRKSRTRWIPTTDHVRILKELFYNKGIRSPTIEQIQRICLQLKWYGKIEFKNVYFWFVNQRAREKQKKRSTSDVHVPMQRSGLVGDDNVTNWKHEDQYINFGSSAPASASSAGVMIAFNRQMGKYGGYGSMNMEKSARDCSISAGGETSSTFFDMNVEQTFMEQRGEHHQEIETLSLFPVHGEDICGNMKTTSDGGGGHDGGSHTSLELSLSCEGKAGKSFQSR, from the coding sequence atggaaccacaaaaccgacatccaaccgaggatggaggaagtaACGAAGCAGCCTGGAGTAGTGCTAACATGCTTCGCAGGAAGAGCCGTACTAGGTGGATTCCCACTACAGATCAtgtaagaatcctcaaggagctttTCTACAATAAGGGAATTAGGTCCCCAACTATAGAGCAGATTCAGAGGATCTGTCTCCAACTGAAATGGTACGGCAAGATCGAGTTCAAGAACGTCTATTTTTGGTTCGTGAACCAAAGGGCTCgggagaagcagaagaagaggtCCACTTCGGATGTTCATGTGCCCATGCAAAGATCAGGGCTTGTTGGTGATGACAATGTTACCAATTGGAAACATGAGGATCAGTATATTAACTTTGGATCTTCTGCacctgcttctgcttcttccgCTGGTGTGATGATTGCTTTTAACAGGCAGATGGGGAAATATGGCGGTTATGGATCCATGAATATGGAGAAGAGTGCTAGGGATTGTTCAATCTCAGCTGGAGGGGAAACTAGTTCTACTTTCTTTGACATGAATGTAGAACAAACTTTCATGGAACAAAGAGGAGAACaccaccaggagattgaaaccctctCACTGTTTCCtgtgcatggtgaggacatctgtggcaacatgaagactacttccgatggAGGTGGCGGTCACGATGGTGGCTCTCAcacttcccttgagctcagcctttccTGTGAGGGAAAagctggaaaaagtttccagagCCGTTGA